The sequence CTGCACATCGATTCCCGCGGCATGACCTGGAAGCAGTGGAACAACCCCGATTACCCCAGCTGGATGCTCGAAGAGAAAGCGAAGGCTCTTGATTACCAGAGTCCGCCGTGGAGTACGCGGTACCCGCACCTGGCCCGCATTATGGAAGACTCGCCCCGCGAGCCCCTTCACAACCCGATTCTTGGCAACCTGTTTGTCGACTGTAAGAAGCAGGTCACCAGCTTCGATGGCAACGTGAAAAAGCTGATCGACAAGTTCGAGATCAGCGACAATGTTGCCGTGAACAGCACGGGCGCGGACGGCATCGCCACTCCGGGGGACCTGAAGGGGTTCACGACGCTGACCGGATCAGAAAGTGATCCCGTGACTTGTCGGGTCGTCGAACAATCCGGTCGTCCGCAACTGCAGCTCGATCCTCGACTCTCTCGCGGAACGCCTCCGTATCTCGAAATCGAGCTCAGCCAGATCGGGCTCTACACGGATAAGTTCCGCAAGAACCTGCCCGCAGAAACGGCGACGCCTTCCAGGTAAGCGATCGTCTGGCGGGTGTATGTCTGAGGAGGAGACTCGAGCAATTTCAAAATGCGACTGCAGGAGTGGCATGAAACGACTCTAATCCTCCTCGGGCAGCGGCTCGGCTCCGGCGGCCGGCTTTCCTTTTCCGGAGCGAATGTACTCGGCTCGCATGCGGGCGTACTGTTCGGCGGTCAGTTCCTGATCGACGGCGTTCTTCGTGCGAGACTCTTCAAAGCAGCGTTTCAGGTACGGAATGCACCAGCCGCACCCGGTGCCCGCTCCACCACATTCGCTGACCTGGCTGGGCACTCGCGGTTCGTGAATGCGGATAAAGTTCATGATCTTCCGCTTCGTCACATGGAAGCAGTAGCAGATCTTGTCATCAGGCTTCATTGATGCGTTCCGGCCTCGAATGGTGCGACATTCACGGCCGCAGATACAGACAACTCTTGACCCCTCTTATTGTTCTTCAAGTATGATAGACGAAGACGGTGAAGTCGAGCCGCTCGATTTGGCGCCTTGCCTCCAACTCCCTCCTCGTCGCATCACAGAACATCGCTCATGATCCAGCTCGATTGTCCTCACTGCCAGGCTACGCTGCGGGTTCCCGACATTGCCATGGGGCAGACCGGTCCCTGTCCCCGTTGCGGAAAGCCGGTTCTGGTTCCGATCCCGCCCCAGGCTCAGACGCCCACAGCCGGTTTGGGGACCACTCCTCCCGTTTCTTCGCCGCCGGCAGCTTCTGCCACGGCAACGAACGCGGGGGGAAATCTGGAGCAATTGGCCGCCGGAGAGCGTCCGAACAAGTCGAGCGAAGAAGCGGTCGGAGAACTGTTTCACATGCTGGCCGAACCAGATCAGCATCGTCCGGATGAAGATCCGTTGAGACGTGTGGTTGCTCAACGTCGGCAATCGTCGTCCTCGTTTCTGACCGGAAGCATTTTCGTCTTTCTCTCGATCATCGCGCTCTACTTCCTCTACGACTACCTCAACCCCA is a genomic window of Rubinisphaera margarita containing:
- a CDS encoding (2Fe-2S)-binding protein, translating into MKPDDKICYCFHVTKRKIMNFIRIHEPRVPSQVSECGGAGTGCGWCIPYLKRCFEESRTKNAVDQELTAEQYARMRAEYIRSGKGKPAAGAEPLPEED